Proteins encoded in a region of the Scrofimicrobium sp. R131 genome:
- a CDS encoding DUF721 domain-containing protein produces MTETPNLPPESSAGRPEDQEAFVREAFERMRQASVGLPIRRRFDWAGTRQPQQVDEAEPASTGWRPGPGMARSKNGTGPSRFDPQPLGSVIGRLAARPEWQVPLSLGDVAAHWEEIVGPQVAQHCEIESFADGKLQVRTDSTAWAQQLRLLLPTIERRVAEELGEQAVRQVVVHGPRPPSWHHGQFRVPGRGPRDTYG; encoded by the coding sequence GTGACTGAGACGCCGAACCTTCCCCCGGAGAGCTCGGCCGGGCGGCCCGAGGACCAGGAAGCGTTCGTGCGCGAAGCTTTCGAGCGGATGCGCCAAGCTTCGGTTGGACTGCCGATTCGGCGCCGATTCGACTGGGCTGGAACCCGGCAGCCACAGCAGGTGGACGAGGCGGAGCCGGCCTCAACCGGGTGGCGGCCCGGCCCGGGAATGGCGCGGTCCAAGAACGGGACCGGTCCGTCCAGGTTTGACCCGCAGCCGCTGGGGTCGGTGATTGGGCGGCTGGCAGCTCGGCCCGAATGGCAGGTGCCTCTGTCCTTGGGGGATGTGGCTGCGCACTGGGAGGAGATCGTCGGACCACAGGTGGCCCAGCACTGTGAGATCGAGTCGTTTGCGGACGGAAAATTGCAGGTGCGGACCGACTCGACGGCCTGGGCGCAGCAGCTCCGCCTGCTGCTGCCGACCATCGAGAGACGGGTGGCCGAGGAGCTGGGAGAGCAGGCCGTGCGCCAGGTGGTGGTGCACGGACCGCGGCCCCCGTCCTGGCATCACGGGCAGTTTCGAGTGCCCGGTCGAGGGCCCCGGGACACCTACGGTTAG